A single region of the Neisseria zoodegmatis genome encodes:
- the thiE gene encoding thiamine phosphate synthase, producing the protein MVDIRRALNLYLVAGTQDCNHLSNTPERNLLGVLEQALQHGITCYQLREKGAGSLQDKQRILQLAEECRDLCRQYEVPFFIDDDIQMALAVGADGVHLGQSDMPVAEAAALCEGRLLIGLSHNTLAEIEASRHNAALDYCAIGPIFPTQSKEKPNPTVGIERIRQIRALDFDRPLVAIGGITAGTAAEVRAAGADGIAVISAITRAGNVGQAVKDLLA; encoded by the coding sequence ATGGTTGATATCCGCCGGGCTTTGAATCTTTATCTGGTTGCCGGCACGCAAGACTGCAATCATCTCAGCAATACGCCCGAACGCAATTTGCTGGGCGTACTCGAGCAAGCTTTGCAGCACGGCATCACTTGTTATCAGTTGCGTGAAAAAGGTGCCGGTTCACTGCAAGACAAGCAGCGCATCCTTCAGCTTGCCGAAGAATGCCGCGATTTGTGTCGGCAATATGAAGTGCCGTTTTTTATTGACGACGATATTCAGATGGCCTTAGCAGTCGGGGCAGACGGCGTTCATTTAGGGCAATCCGACATGCCCGTAGCCGAAGCGGCTGCCCTGTGCGAAGGCAGGCTGTTGATCGGGTTGTCGCACAACACTTTGGCGGAAATCGAAGCCAGCCGACACAATGCCGCTTTAGACTACTGCGCCATCGGCCCTATTTTTCCGACGCAATCAAAAGAAAAACCCAACCCTACCGTGGGCATCGAGCGCATCCGCCAAATCCGCGCTCTGGACTTCGACCGGCCTTTGGTGGCCATCGGCGGCATTACGGCTGGCACGGCTGCGGAAGTGCGTGCGGCGGGAGCGGACGGCATTGCGGTTATCTCCGCCATCACACGTGCGGGCAATGTGGGGCAGGCAGTCAAAGACTTGCTGGCTTAA
- the tsaB gene encoding tRNA (adenosine(37)-N6)-threonylcarbamoyltransferase complex dimerization subunit type 1 TsaB, with protein sequence MHIDFDHAVLAIDTSTSFLSLALRTNGRTFTRHIEAGNKQSELILPLIGELFAEAGITAADLAAIVYAQGPGAFTGLRIGTGVAQGLAAPFDTPLIGVPCLDAVAFQISAPCVLAATDARMGEVFYAWFDTANARRLSDYQVGKAAEITVPENAAPQGIGNAFSLEDKPPFNGSPDMPTAETYLNLAASGRYPATDAARAELLYVRDKIALTAKEQAERKGGKV encoded by the coding sequence ATGCACATTGATTTTGATCACGCTGTTTTGGCCATTGATACCAGCACATCGTTTTTATCGCTGGCTTTGCGCACAAACGGCCGCACTTTTACCCGCCATATAGAAGCCGGCAACAAGCAGTCCGAGCTGATTTTGCCGCTGATCGGTGAATTGTTCGCGGAAGCAGGCATCACGGCGGCCGACTTGGCAGCCATCGTTTACGCGCAAGGCCCGGGCGCGTTTACCGGCCTGCGCATCGGCACCGGCGTGGCTCAAGGCTTGGCCGCACCCTTCGATACGCCGCTTATCGGCGTTCCCTGTTTGGATGCCGTGGCTTTCCAAATCAGCGCACCTTGCGTGCTGGCCGCTACGGATGCCCGTATGGGTGAAGTGTTTTATGCGTGGTTCGACACCGCAAACGCCCGTCGCTTGAGCGATTATCAGGTCGGCAAAGCGGCTGAAATTACCGTTCCGGAAAATGCCGCTCCGCAAGGCATCGGTAACGCGTTTTCGCTGGAAGATAAGCCGCCCTTCAACGGCTCGCCCGACATGCCGACAGCCGAAACTTATCTGAACTTGGCCGCAAGCGGGCGCTATCCCGCCACCGATGCCGCACGCGCCGAACTGCTATATGTGCGCGACAAAATCGCCTTAACCGCCAAAGAGCAGGCCGAACGCAAAGGCGGCAAAGTATGA